ttTGAAAAGAAAATCGATCTCAATCTCTAATGAATTCTGGTGGTTCTGGAAATCAAGTTTGTGTTGTAATTTTAGTCTTCAATTCACAAGCTACCAATATCAAATATCTCGATGCATAGTCAAAATAGAATTCGAAAATAATGTTCATGAGCTACAGAAGATTATCAATAGAACATAATTCTTGAAATGATAAAAGCAAAATGTTAGAGCAATGCGCTAAGAAGACGCTACAGAAGAGATTAATAATACAAAGGCTAATACATGTATTATTTTTCCTAATAAGCCTTAGTCTTCAACTCACAAGCTACCAATATCAAAGATCTCAAAGCATAGTCACAATAAATAGCACAAATGATATTCATGAACTTCAGAAGACTGTCAATAGACCAGAATTCTTGAAATGATAAAGCAAAATGTTAGAGCAACGGGTTAAGAAGACCCTACAGAAGATTGTGAGATCCTAAGACACTCACTTTGACACCTTTTAAGACAGATATCATTCCAGTTAGGCACCTGATGCTGATTAACACAAACAGTCCGAGCACACGCATCAGCACAAGCATCAAGCTCGGAAACACCACAAACAGTAACACAAGTATCGGGTGTCGGGTCTTTAGAAAATGCACCAACCTTCTTGAGCATCCTTTTTGAAGTACACACTCTTTCACAAACAAATATATCATCAGAGTTCTTCTCACGGCCTTTCGCCCTCTTTAACCTCTCCTCCTCATCTCTCCTCTTTTTCAACCTGAAAGCTTGACCTGCCACTACAGCTGGCACAGCAGCTCCCACTAAAGACCACCACCATTCCACCATTACTTCTACCTGGAGAATATTTAGTCTTCAACACTTCAACCTATTTTCTTGACTGCCTATGAATAGACGCACACAGACATATAAAGCAAGAATTAGTATAACAAAATGACTTAGCATAAAACAAACAAAGATTAATGTAACAAATCCATCCATATATCCAACAGGATCAAGATCTTTTGGCTCAACCTGGAAATTAGAAGGCGTTAAAGAAAGAACGGCAAGAGTACATTATGGGTTCCTCTTATGCTT
The nucleotide sequence above comes from Nicotiana tabacum cultivar K326 chromosome 12, ASM71507v2, whole genome shotgun sequence. Encoded proteins:
- the LOC107817145 gene encoding uncharacterized protein At5g64816; the protein is MVEWWWSLVGAAVPAVVAGQAFRLKKRRDEEERLKRAKGREKNSDDIFVCERVCTSKRMLKKVGAFSKDPTPDTCVTVCGVSELDACADACARTVCVNQHQVPNWNDICLKRCQSECLRISQSSVGSS